One stretch of Lacrimispora sphenoides DNA includes these proteins:
- a CDS encoding ABC transporter permease subunit, with translation MFWTNLLAFFYAGFSGVFAVSREERSGTSEFLFSKPYKRSTIIWAKIGAAVTNLMVFSLTIGIMSYLCIILPLGDLRITGTHIITTLGILLTQIMLFSIGLFISGLTKSYKAASLYTLLTVAAFYVISFALDYAGIMAFLKVLTPVGYFNVVSVSENGLSPFYILLSLIITLAGCFMAVRLYERKDLHAS, from the coding sequence ATCTTCTGGACCAACCTGCTTGCCTTCTTTTATGCGGGATTTTCAGGGGTATTTGCCGTTTCCAGAGAAGAGAGATCCGGTACAAGCGAATTCTTATTCTCAAAACCCTATAAGCGTTCCACAATTATATGGGCGAAAATCGGGGCAGCCGTAACAAACCTTATGGTATTCTCCCTTACCATTGGGATAATGTCATATTTGTGCATCATCCTCCCTCTGGGCGATCTAAGGATTACCGGCACTCATATCATCACAACCCTTGGAATCCTTCTTACCCAGATCATGCTGTTTTCCATCGGGCTTTTCATCTCAGGCCTTACAAAAAGCTATAAAGCCGCAAGCCTTTATACATTGCTTACGGTTGCGGCATTTTATGTGATCAGCTTTGCCCTTGATTATGCCGGTATCATGGCTTTTTTAAAGGTACTGACACCGGTAGGTTATTTTAATGTGGTTTCGGTTTCGGAAAACGGATTAAGCCCTTTTTATATCCTGCTTTCCTTGATCATTACTCTGGCCGGTTGTTTCATGGCAGTCAGGCTTTACGAAAGGAAAGATCTGCACGCTTCGTGA
- a CDS encoding ABC transporter ATP-binding protein — MIKILKKILCFSGKHKGQLVRAVWYHIFYSVFEALPVAGILYSLTAIAESRADGAPLSIRVILITLGIMLFSVAGRILFHYLANRESSTACFSMCADQRIAIGERLKRMPMGFFNTNSLGEITSTVTTTMNEIEAMAGTAITNIVVGLVHAVILTLVITMFHWKIGLISFAAILLGLWVNGFLQKKSMEIAPEKQDVQASLASAVLEYIQGISVVKAYGLGETSNRTVDGAIGESCSQNLRFERLFTGLTALYSYIFKAAACGVLMAACCLFAGGELTLSNALTIVISSFVMYSYIEGVGGSASLLELIDDNLNRIQAVYEAPVLDENGADIQPDHFDIEFKDVSFSYDTRKILDHVDLRIPERTTAAIIGPSGGGKSTLCSLIARFWDVDSGEVLLNGRNVKDYTSDSLLRNLSIVFQNVYLFRGTIADNIRFGRPGATMEQIMVAAKKACCHDFIMEFPQGYGTLVGEGGGSLSGGQKQRISIARAILKDAPIIILDEATSSVDPENELQLQTAIEELTKRKTVIMIAHRLTTVRHADQILVLSGGKIAERGRHEELVEKNGLYREFLQVRKRAIGWSLDKNP, encoded by the coding sequence ATGATCAAAATACTTAAAAAGATCCTTTGTTTTTCGGGAAAGCATAAGGGCCAGCTGGTCCGTGCGGTTTGGTATCACATTTTTTATTCCGTTTTTGAAGCCCTTCCGGTGGCTGGGATCTTATACAGTCTGACCGCCATTGCAGAAAGCAGGGCGGACGGAGCCCCCCTTTCCATAAGAGTGATCCTGATCACTCTGGGAATTATGCTTTTCAGCGTTGCAGGCCGGATACTGTTTCATTACCTGGCCAACAGGGAAAGCAGTACTGCCTGTTTCTCCATGTGCGCAGACCAGCGGATCGCCATCGGAGAACGGTTAAAACGCATGCCTATGGGATTCTTTAATACCAACAGTCTGGGAGAGATCACCTCAACAGTGACCACCACCATGAATGAAATTGAAGCCATGGCAGGTACAGCGATCACCAATATCGTCGTTGGCCTTGTCCATGCGGTCATACTCACTCTGGTGATTACCATGTTTCATTGGAAGATTGGGTTGATTTCATTTGCAGCCATTCTACTGGGGCTTTGGGTCAACGGATTTCTACAGAAAAAGAGCATGGAGATTGCCCCGGAGAAGCAAGACGTTCAGGCCTCCCTGGCTTCTGCGGTGCTGGAGTATATTCAGGGGATTTCTGTTGTAAAGGCTTATGGGCTGGGGGAGACCTCCAACCGCACCGTAGATGGAGCCATAGGGGAAAGCTGCAGCCAGAATCTTCGCTTTGAGCGTCTGTTTACCGGGCTTACGGCCCTTTACAGCTATATTTTCAAGGCTGCAGCATGTGGAGTTCTGATGGCGGCTTGCTGCCTGTTTGCCGGAGGGGAACTTACTCTTTCTAATGCCCTGACCATAGTGATCTCCAGCTTTGTCATGTATTCTTATATCGAGGGAGTGGGAGGAAGCGCTTCGCTCCTGGAATTGATCGATGACAATTTAAACCGGATCCAGGCGGTATATGAGGCTCCTGTTTTAGATGAAAACGGTGCTGATATCCAGCCGGATCATTTTGATATTGAATTTAAGGATGTAAGCTTTTCCTATGATACAAGAAAAATATTGGATCATGTTGACTTAAGGATTCCGGAAAGGACTACGGCTGCTATCATAGGGCCTTCAGGAGGAGGAAAAAGCACCTTGTGCAGCCTGATTGCACGCTTTTGGGATGTGGATTCCGGAGAAGTCCTTTTAAATGGCAGAAATGTGAAGGACTACACCTCAGACAGCCTGTTAAGAAACTTAAGCATTGTCTTCCAGAACGTTTATCTATTCCGGGGAACCATTGCAGACAACATCCGTTTCGGAAGGCCGGGAGCCACCATGGAACAGATCATGGTGGCAGCAAAAAAAGCCTGCTGTCACGATTTTATTATGGAGTTTCCCCAGGGGTATGGTACCCTGGTAGGGGAAGGGGGAGGAAGCCTTTCCGGGGGGCAAAAGCAAAGAATATCCATTGCCAGGGCCATCTTAAAGGATGCACCTATTATCATTCTGGATGAAGCCACCTCAAGCGTGGACCCTGAGAATGAGCTGCAGCTTCAGACTGCCATAGAGGAGCTGACAAAACGGAAAACAGTCATCATGATTGCCCACCGCCTTACCACGGTCCGCCATGCGGACCAGATATTGGTGCTGAGTGGAGGAAAGATCGCTGAGCGGGGCAGGCATGAAGAGCTGGTGGAGAAAAACGGCCTGTACCGGGAATTTTTACAGGTAAGAAAGCGGGCCATTGGCTGGAGCCTGGATAAGAACCCTTAA
- a CDS encoding lactate utilization protein has product MDLYSRKNGPDIPLLIKRLERNNMAGYLVQDKNELLELLRRLIADGTTVGCGDSVTLEQTGVFEDLRKRDVDFLDKYDPSLTREGKREIYLKNFSADTFITGTNAITKDGKIFNIDGNGSRVAPMLYGPEQVIVVAGTNKITEDVEAAVKRTRQVAAPLDAKRLNKSTPCTTLGRCIDCGHRERICNDFVLITGQFIKDRIKVILVNEELGY; this is encoded by the coding sequence ATGGATCTTTATTCACGAAAAAACGGGCCGGACATTCCCTTATTGATAAAACGTCTAGAGCGGAATAACATGGCAGGTTATCTGGTTCAGGATAAAAATGAACTTCTGGAGCTTTTAAGAAGGCTTATTGCGGATGGGACGACTGTAGGATGCGGAGATTCTGTCACCCTGGAACAGACGGGAGTGTTTGAAGATTTAAGAAAAAGGGATGTGGATTTTCTGGATAAGTATGATCCTTCTCTTACCAGGGAAGGAAAACGGGAGATATACCTTAAGAATTTTTCGGCAGACACGTTTATCACCGGAACCAACGCGATTACCAAGGACGGGAAGATCTTTAACATTGACGGCAATGGAAGCAGGGTGGCCCCCATGCTGTACGGGCCGGAGCAGGTCATCGTTGTTGCAGGGACGAACAAGATAACGGAAGATGTGGAAGCAGCTGTAAAAAGAACCAGACAGGTCGCGGCTCCCCTGGATGCAAAGCGTCTCAACAAGTCAACTCCCTGTACCACCCTTGGCCGCTGCATTGACTGCGGACACAGGGAGAGGATCTGCAATGATTTTGTTTTGATTACAGGACAATTTATAAAAGACAGGATTAAAGTAATCCTTGTTAATGAGGAACTGGGCTATTAA